One segment of Schistocerca cancellata isolate TAMUIC-IGC-003103 chromosome 2, iqSchCanc2.1, whole genome shotgun sequence DNA contains the following:
- the LOC126163048 gene encoding protein yellow-like gives MRWLALLLPFLCVAAAQRPELNEFKEVYMWNQFDFKWPDDSARLRALSDARFQPVNCALSGIRAWRDRLYVTVPRLLPGVPATLASLPAAAPPGAYSPPLDPFPSWDMQAVGNCTALQYVQSVEIDAAGRMWVPDSGRVNTQSGNADARCPPKLLVIDVESGRVQRTVQFEPGLLAPDSLLADVVVGDDDVAYVSDASPSDPGIVVVSARDSRAWKVRDRTMRADSTFVQVGQRRTELRHNVFALALSPRPRAGPRRLFYSPLSSYDLFSLPADALAAPGVAVSALVRNHGRMQSPVQAAAADWHGNLYLGYLQQDAVARWDSSQPLAQARLLTQDPERLQWISSLAVDADRNLWVVSNRLQNFMAGTVNQQTPNYRVIRAFVDAKSYLYSDDAWTPQQGSAFTVPGAAATTRSSTSSFVTTTTVPPHADGGASTPAVTVLLYSLLLLPMLVVLA, from the coding sequence ATGCGGTGGTTGGCGTTGCTGTTGCCGTTCCTCTGCGTCGCCGCGGCGCAGAGGCCCGAGCTGAACGAGTTCAAGGAGGTGTACATGTGGAACCAGTTCGACTTCAAGTGGCCGGACGACTCGGCGCGGCTGCGCGCGCTGTCGGACGCGCGCTTCCAGCCCGTCAACTGCGCGCTGTCGGGCATCCGCGCGTGGCGCGACCGGCTGTACGTGACGGTGCCGCGGCTGCTGCCGGGCGTGCCGGCCACGCTCGCCTCGCTGCCGGCCGCCGCGCCGCCGGGCGCCTACTCGCCGCCGCTCGACCCCTTCCCGTCCTGGGACATGCAGGCCGTCGGCAACTGCACCGCGCTGCAGTACGTGCAGAGCGTCGAGATCGACGCCGCCGGCAGGATGTGGGTGCCCGACTCGGGCCGCGTCAACACGCAGTCGGGCAACGCGGACGCGCGCTGCCCGCCCAAGCTGCTCGTCATAGACGTGGAGAGCGGGCGCGTGCAGCGCACCGTCCAGTTCGAGCCCGGCCTGCTCGCCCCGGACTCGCTGCTCGCCGACGTCGTGGTCGGCGACGACGACGTGGCGTACGTGAGCGACGCGAGCCCGAGCGACCCGGGCATCGTGGTGGTGAGCGCGCGCGACAGCCGCGCCTGGAAGGTGCGCGACCGCACCATGCGCGCCGACAGCACCTTCGTGCAGGTGGGCCAGCGCCGCACCGAGCTGCGCCACAACGTGTTCGCGCTGGCGCTGTCGCCGCGGCCGCGCGCCGGCCCCCGCCGCCTCTTCTACTCGCCGCTCAGCAGCTACGACCTGTTCTCGCTGCCCGCGGACGCGCTGGCCGCGCCCGGCGTCGCCGTCTCGGCGCTCGTCAGGAACCACGGCCGCATGCAGTCGCCGGTGCAGGCGGCGGCGGCCGACTGGCACGGCAACCTCTACCTGGGCTACCTGCAGCAGGACGCCGTCGCGCGCTGGGACAGTTCGCAGCCGCTGGCGCAGGCCCGCCTGCTCACGCAGGACCCGGAGCGCCTGCAGTGGATCTCGTCGCTGGCCGTAGACGCCGACCGCAACCTCTGGGTCGTCAGCAACCGGCTGCAGAACTTCATGGCCGGCACCGTCAACCAGCAGACGCCCAACTACCGCGTCATCCGCGCCTTCGTCGACGCAAAGTCGTACCTGTACAGCGACGACGCGTGGACGCCGCAGCAGGGCAGCGCCTTCACCGTGCCCGGAGCAGCCGCCACCACCCGCAGCAGCACCAGTAGCTTCGTCACCACCACCACAGTGCCGCCGCACGCAGACGGCGGGGCTTCCACTCCGGCCGTCACGGTGCTACTCTACTCGTTACTGCTGTTACCGATGCTAGTCGTTCTAGCCTGA